The Zingiber officinale cultivar Zhangliang chromosome 9A, Zo_v1.1, whole genome shotgun sequence genome window below encodes:
- the LOC122021596 gene encoding protein SOSEKI 3-like isoform X2, whose amino-acid sequence MSSSAAAAAAVLPLSLGLSSNAGKLVVEMEGGGRGHGDQGTPESARACQPELASPVGRKIPVVYYLCRNRRLEHPHFIQVPLSSPDGLFLRDVINRLDELRGKGMPAMYSWSCKRSYKNGFVWQDLADDDLVLPANGDEYVLKGTELLHQSSSVSDRIQQGNGNCRLPILNPQQQDGAIFSAGQDASPVIEELKKPASPPWPQGDGQKPSSPENGRSFRERRSCKPVEASDASTQTDDSPPSTEFDPAKPQSSDLRSKVGSNAGADNNDSFSSGKMETLESLIRADAGRINSFRVLEEEEVLFHTGPKLRPTSVLMQLITCGAISVKDHQSFGLVPTYKPSFSHAKLPSPMFSRSTMHMHGELDCLPDNNRRLIALRLDDKECFSGSLVETKKHRSIVGEVAAPTLKRSSSYNATDSCKTPDSKQVIANLTEASRPKCLPRVMKSVPNKQSKDEAIRLSFSDAPRKSSVELHCRELSNEEIQSMAPSGNAPSTGVESLEGKTDKLIKIEERLISGARVTIQSRAPCDASEDSDS is encoded by the exons ATGTCCTCCtccgctgccgccgccgccgccgttctTCCTCTCTCTCTCGGTCTCTCGAGCAACGCCGGGAAGCTTGTAGTGGagatggaaggaggaggaaggggaCACGGCGACCAGGGCACCCCGGAGAGTGCTCGAGCTTGTCAGCCGGAGCTGGCTTCGCCGGTGGGGAGGAAGATTCCAGTGGTTTACTACCTCTGCCGGAACCGCCGCCTCGAGCACCCCCATTTCATCCAAGTCCCCCTCTCCTCCCCCGACGGACTCTTCCTCAGAG ATGTGATCAATCGGCTCGACGAGCTGAGAGGAAAGGGCATGCCCGCCATGTACTCCTGGTCCTGCAAGAG GAGCTACAAGAACGGCTTCGTCTGGCAAGATCTCGCCGACGACGATCTCGTGCTCCCGGCGAACGGCGACGAATATGTCCTCAAGGGCACCGAGCTGCTGCATCAGTCTTCTTCAG TTTCAGATAGGATTCAGCAAGGCAATGGAAACTGCAGGTTGCCGATCTTGAACCCTCAGCAGCAAGACGGCGCCATTTTTTCAGCAGGTCAAGATGCCTCGCCGGTAATCGAAGAGCTGAAGAAGCCAGCGTCACCACCTTGGCCTCAAGGCGATGGCCAAAAGCCTTCCTCACCAGAGAATGGCCGGAGTTTCAGAGAGCGTCGATCGTGTAAGCCCGTTGAAGCTTCTGATGCTTCGACTCAGACCGATGACAGCCCGCCTTCCACTGAATTCGATCCGGCAAAGCCACAGAGCAGCGACCTACGGTCCAAAGTTGGTTCAAACGCCGGCGCAGACAATAACGATTCATTCTCTAGCGGGAAGATGGAGACTTTGGAGTCTCTGATCAGAGCCGACGCCGGCAGGATCAACAGCTTCCGAGTGCTCGAAGAGGAGGAGGTTCTCTTCCACACAGGGCCAAAGCTGAGGCCAACAAGCGTGCTGATGCAACTGATCACATGCGGGGCGATCTCAGTGAAGGATCACCAAAGCTTTGGCCTAGTGCCGACCTACAAGCCAAGCTTCTCCCACGCCAAACTGCCTTCTCCCATGTTTTCAAGATCAACGATGCACATGCACGGGGAGCTCGATTGCCTGCCCGACAACAATCGGAGGCTGATCGCGCTTCGATTGGACGACAAGGAGTGTTTCAGCGGGAGCTTGGTCGAGACAAAGAAGCACAGGAGCATAGTTGGGGAAGTGGCGGCGCCCACACTCAAACGCTCTTCTTCATACAATGCAACCGACAG CTGCAAGACCCCAGATTCGAAGCAGGTCATCGCGAATCTGACAGAGGCATCGCGCCCCAAGTGCCTTCCCCGAGTAATGAAATCGGTGCCAAACAAACAATCTAAAGACGAAGCGATCAGGCTATCCTTTTCGGATGCCCCGAGGAAGTCTTCTGTTGAGCTACACTGCAGGGAGCTGTCAAATGAAGAGATCCAGAGTATGGCACCTTCAGGCAATGCACCATCGACTGGTGTGGAGTCTTTGGAAGGCAAAACTGACAAGTTGATCAAAATTGAGGAAAG ACTTATATCGGGAGCTCGGGTTACCATTCAGTCGAGAGCTCCATGCGACGCGAGTGAGGATTCGGATTCTTAA
- the LOC122021596 gene encoding protein SOSEKI 3-like isoform X1 — protein MSSSAAAAAAVLPLSLGLSSNAGKLVVEMEGGGRGHGDQGTPESARACQPELASPVGRKIPVVYYLCRNRRLEHPHFIQVPLSSPDGLFLRDVINRLDELRGKGMPAMYSWSCKRSYKNGFVWQDLADDDLVLPANGDEYVLKGTELLHQSSSVSDRIQQGNGNCRLPILNPQQQDGAIFSAGQDASPVIEELKKPASPPWPQGDGQKPSSPENGRSFRERRSCKPVEASDASTQTDDSPPSTEFDPAKPQSSDLRSKVGSNAGADNNDSFSSGKMETLESLIRADAGRINSFRVLEEEEVLFHTGPKLRPTSVLMQLITCGAISVKDHQSFGLVPTYKPSFSHAKLPSPMFSRSTMHMHGELDCLPDNNRRLIALRLDDKECFSGSLVETKKHRSIVGEVAAPTLKRSSSYNATDRSCKTPDSKQVIANLTEASRPKCLPRVMKSVPNKQSKDEAIRLSFSDAPRKSSVELHCRELSNEEIQSMAPSGNAPSTGVESLEGKTDKLIKIEERLISGARVTIQSRAPCDASEDSDS, from the exons ATGTCCTCCtccgctgccgccgccgccgccgttctTCCTCTCTCTCTCGGTCTCTCGAGCAACGCCGGGAAGCTTGTAGTGGagatggaaggaggaggaaggggaCACGGCGACCAGGGCACCCCGGAGAGTGCTCGAGCTTGTCAGCCGGAGCTGGCTTCGCCGGTGGGGAGGAAGATTCCAGTGGTTTACTACCTCTGCCGGAACCGCCGCCTCGAGCACCCCCATTTCATCCAAGTCCCCCTCTCCTCCCCCGACGGACTCTTCCTCAGAG ATGTGATCAATCGGCTCGACGAGCTGAGAGGAAAGGGCATGCCCGCCATGTACTCCTGGTCCTGCAAGAG GAGCTACAAGAACGGCTTCGTCTGGCAAGATCTCGCCGACGACGATCTCGTGCTCCCGGCGAACGGCGACGAATATGTCCTCAAGGGCACCGAGCTGCTGCATCAGTCTTCTTCAG TTTCAGATAGGATTCAGCAAGGCAATGGAAACTGCAGGTTGCCGATCTTGAACCCTCAGCAGCAAGACGGCGCCATTTTTTCAGCAGGTCAAGATGCCTCGCCGGTAATCGAAGAGCTGAAGAAGCCAGCGTCACCACCTTGGCCTCAAGGCGATGGCCAAAAGCCTTCCTCACCAGAGAATGGCCGGAGTTTCAGAGAGCGTCGATCGTGTAAGCCCGTTGAAGCTTCTGATGCTTCGACTCAGACCGATGACAGCCCGCCTTCCACTGAATTCGATCCGGCAAAGCCACAGAGCAGCGACCTACGGTCCAAAGTTGGTTCAAACGCCGGCGCAGACAATAACGATTCATTCTCTAGCGGGAAGATGGAGACTTTGGAGTCTCTGATCAGAGCCGACGCCGGCAGGATCAACAGCTTCCGAGTGCTCGAAGAGGAGGAGGTTCTCTTCCACACAGGGCCAAAGCTGAGGCCAACAAGCGTGCTGATGCAACTGATCACATGCGGGGCGATCTCAGTGAAGGATCACCAAAGCTTTGGCCTAGTGCCGACCTACAAGCCAAGCTTCTCCCACGCCAAACTGCCTTCTCCCATGTTTTCAAGATCAACGATGCACATGCACGGGGAGCTCGATTGCCTGCCCGACAACAATCGGAGGCTGATCGCGCTTCGATTGGACGACAAGGAGTGTTTCAGCGGGAGCTTGGTCGAGACAAAGAAGCACAGGAGCATAGTTGGGGAAGTGGCGGCGCCCACACTCAAACGCTCTTCTTCATACAATGCAACCGACAG AAGCTGCAAGACCCCAGATTCGAAGCAGGTCATCGCGAATCTGACAGAGGCATCGCGCCCCAAGTGCCTTCCCCGAGTAATGAAATCGGTGCCAAACAAACAATCTAAAGACGAAGCGATCAGGCTATCCTTTTCGGATGCCCCGAGGAAGTCTTCTGTTGAGCTACACTGCAGGGAGCTGTCAAATGAAGAGATCCAGAGTATGGCACCTTCAGGCAATGCACCATCGACTGGTGTGGAGTCTTTGGAAGGCAAAACTGACAAGTTGATCAAAATTGAGGAAAG ACTTATATCGGGAGCTCGGGTTACCATTCAGTCGAGAGCTCCATGCGACGCGAGTGAGGATTCGGATTCTTAA
- the LOC122021596 gene encoding protein SOSEKI 3-like isoform X3 has protein sequence MSSSAAAAAAVLPLSLGLSSNAGKLVVEMEGGGRGHGDQGTPESARACQPELASPVGRKIPVVYYLCRNRRLEHPHFIQVPLSSPDGLFLRDVINRLDELRGKGMPAMYSWSCKRSYKNGFVWQDLADDDLVLPANGDEYVLKGTELLHQSSSVSDRIQQGNGNCRLPILNPQQQDGAIFSAGQDASPVIEELKKPASPPWPQGDGQKPSSPENGRSFRERRSCKPVEASDASTQTDDSPPSTEFDPAKPQSSDLRSKVGSNAGADNNDSFSSGKMETLESLIRADAGRINSFRVLEEEEVLFHTGPKLRPTSVLMQLITCGAISVKDHQSFGLVPTYKPSFSHAKLPSPMFSRSTMHMHGELDCLPDNNRRLIALRLDDKECFSGSLVETKKHRSIVGEVAAPTLKRSSSYNATDRCYKLVNS, from the exons ATGTCCTCCtccgctgccgccgccgccgccgttctTCCTCTCTCTCTCGGTCTCTCGAGCAACGCCGGGAAGCTTGTAGTGGagatggaaggaggaggaaggggaCACGGCGACCAGGGCACCCCGGAGAGTGCTCGAGCTTGTCAGCCGGAGCTGGCTTCGCCGGTGGGGAGGAAGATTCCAGTGGTTTACTACCTCTGCCGGAACCGCCGCCTCGAGCACCCCCATTTCATCCAAGTCCCCCTCTCCTCCCCCGACGGACTCTTCCTCAGAG ATGTGATCAATCGGCTCGACGAGCTGAGAGGAAAGGGCATGCCCGCCATGTACTCCTGGTCCTGCAAGAG GAGCTACAAGAACGGCTTCGTCTGGCAAGATCTCGCCGACGACGATCTCGTGCTCCCGGCGAACGGCGACGAATATGTCCTCAAGGGCACCGAGCTGCTGCATCAGTCTTCTTCAG TTTCAGATAGGATTCAGCAAGGCAATGGAAACTGCAGGTTGCCGATCTTGAACCCTCAGCAGCAAGACGGCGCCATTTTTTCAGCAGGTCAAGATGCCTCGCCGGTAATCGAAGAGCTGAAGAAGCCAGCGTCACCACCTTGGCCTCAAGGCGATGGCCAAAAGCCTTCCTCACCAGAGAATGGCCGGAGTTTCAGAGAGCGTCGATCGTGTAAGCCCGTTGAAGCTTCTGATGCTTCGACTCAGACCGATGACAGCCCGCCTTCCACTGAATTCGATCCGGCAAAGCCACAGAGCAGCGACCTACGGTCCAAAGTTGGTTCAAACGCCGGCGCAGACAATAACGATTCATTCTCTAGCGGGAAGATGGAGACTTTGGAGTCTCTGATCAGAGCCGACGCCGGCAGGATCAACAGCTTCCGAGTGCTCGAAGAGGAGGAGGTTCTCTTCCACACAGGGCCAAAGCTGAGGCCAACAAGCGTGCTGATGCAACTGATCACATGCGGGGCGATCTCAGTGAAGGATCACCAAAGCTTTGGCCTAGTGCCGACCTACAAGCCAAGCTTCTCCCACGCCAAACTGCCTTCTCCCATGTTTTCAAGATCAACGATGCACATGCACGGGGAGCTCGATTGCCTGCCCGACAACAATCGGAGGCTGATCGCGCTTCGATTGGACGACAAGGAGTGTTTCAGCGGGAGCTTGGTCGAGACAAAGAAGCACAGGAGCATAGTTGGGGAAGTGGCGGCGCCCACACTCAAACGCTCTTCTTCATACAATGCAACCGACAG GTGCTATAAATTAGTTAACAGTTGA